Proteins encoded within one genomic window of Carassius carassius chromosome 22, fCarCar2.1, whole genome shotgun sequence:
- the LOC132099298 gene encoding parathyroid hormone-related protein-like, giving the protein MRTLCSSRVLQRWFFALFLLCSPVPHHGRPVDALSSRMRRSVTHAQLMHDKGRSLQDHKRRSWLQGLLDEVHTAEIRDVPQPRGGVASSGGGGGLMVAIPMGVGVSIGTGTAHPKPAGGTKNLSISFRLEDEEGTNLPQETNKSQTYKESTLKAIGKRKKKGRAGKRREGEKRKRRARSLISAFLLDQH; this is encoded by the exons ATGAGGACGCTGTGCTCTAGTCGGGTTCTGCAGCGGTGGTTCTTTGCTCTGTTCTTACTGTGTTCTCCTGTTCCTCACCACGGCAGGCCCGTCGATGCCCTCAGCAGCCGAAT GAGGCGTTCAGTGACTCACGCTCAGCTGATGCATGATAAGGGCCGGTCGCTGCAGGACCACAAGAGGCGCTCGTGGCTTCAGGGGCTTCTGGATGAAGTCCACACGGCTGAGATCCGGGACGTCCCGCAGCCCAGGGGAGGCGTGGCCAGCAGCGGAGGGGGCGGCGGCCTCATGGTTGCCATTCCAATGGGAGTGGGCGTGTCCATAGGAACTGGAACCGCCCACCCCAAACCAGCTGGAGGCACCAAGAACCTGTCGATCAGCTTCCGTCTGGAGGACGAGGAGGGAACCAACCTCCCGCAGGAAACCAACAAGTCCCAAACATACAAGGAGAGCACGCTGAAGGCCATCGGCAAGAGGAAGAAGAAAGGCCGAGCGGGGAagaggagggagggagagaagaggaagaggagggctCGATCGCTCATCAGTGCTTTCCTCCTGGACCAGCACTAA